A region of Solanum dulcamara chromosome 7, daSolDulc1.2, whole genome shotgun sequence DNA encodes the following proteins:
- the LOC129896549 gene encoding autophagy-related protein 8C-like isoform X1, translating to MFFRCLKFAAKDQSLSLAMAKSSFKLEHPLERRQAESSRIREKYPDRIPVIVERAEKSDISDIDKKKYLVPADLTVGQFVYVVRKRINLSAEKAIFVFVKNILPPTASLMSAIYEENKDEDGFLYMTYNGENTFGFLKLGN from the exons ATGTTCTTTAGGTGTCTGAAATTTGCAGCAAAAGATCAAAGTTTGAGTCTTGCAATGGCCAAGAGTTCTTTCAAGCTTGAACACCCATTGG AGAGGAGGCAGGCAGAATCTTCTCGCATCAGGGAGAAGTATCCTGACAGAATTCCG GTGATTGTTGAGAGAGCAGAGAAGAGTGATATCTCTGACATTGATAAGAAGAA GTACCTCGTCCCAGCTGATTTGACTGTTGGCCAATTTGTTTACGTGGTCCGAAAGAGGATCAATCTCAGTGCTGAAAAGGCCATATTTGTCTTTGTCAAGAACATTCTGCCTCCAACTG CTTCTCTGATGTCTGCAATTTACGAGGAAAACAAGGACGAAGACGGATTTCTTTACATGACATACAACGGCGAAAATACATTTGGGTTCCTCAAGCTTGGGAATTAA
- the LOC129896340 gene encoding uncharacterized protein LOC129896340, with translation MSVEVLDGATILSFVEDEEAFSEFIVERFNNLDKNHDGILSYSEMLKELQGLRVFDKHFGIDVKTDPNEVSRVYSSIFVQFDRDSNGTVDLEEFKQEMKEMMVAMANGLGFLPIQMVLEENSFLKKAVDREFKYYSI, from the exons ATGAGTGTAGAGGTGCTTGACGGTGCGACAATCCTTAGCTTCGTGGAAGATGAAGAAGCGTTCAGTGAATTCATCGTTGAACGCTTCAACAATCTCGATAAAAACCATGATGGCATACTTTCTTATTCAGAAATGCTGAAAGAGTTGCAG GGGTTGAGGGTCTTCGATAAGCATTTTGGTATCGATGTAAAAACTGATCCGAACGAGGTTTCTCGTGTTTATAGTTCAATCTTCGTTCAATTCGATCGCGACTCGAACGGAACTGTGGATTTGGAGGAATTTAAACAAGAGATGAAGGAGATGATGGTGGCTATGGCTAATGGTTTAGGGTTCTTGCCAATTCAAATGGTACTTGAAGAGAATAGTTTCTTGAAGAAAGCTGTTGATAGGGAATTTAAATATTACTCTATTTAA
- the LOC129896365 gene encoding uncharacterized protein LOC129896365, translated as MSVEVLDGATILSFVEDEEAFGEFIVECFNNLDKNHDGILSYSEMLKELQGLRVFDTHFGIDVKTDPNEISRVYGSIFVQFDHDSNGMVDLGEFKQEMKEMMVAMANGLGFLPIQMVLEENSFLKKAVDRELKYYST; from the exons atgagtgtAGAGGTGCTTGACGGTGCGACAATCCTTAGCTTCGTGGAAGACGAAGAAGCGTTCGGTGAATTCATCGTTGAATGCTTCAACAATCTCGATAAAAATCATGATGGCATACTTTCTTATTCAGAAATGCTGAAAGAGTTGCAG GGGTTGAGGGTCTTCGATACGCATTTTGGTATCGATGTAAAAACTGATCCGAACGAGATTTCTCGAGTTTATGGTTCAATCTTCGTTCAATTTGATCACGACTCGAATGGGATGGTGGATTTGGGGGAATTTAAACAAGAGATGAAGGAGATGATGGTGGCTATGGCCAATGGTTTAGGGTTCTTGCCAATTCAAATGGTACTTGAAGAGAATAGTTTTTTGAAGAAAGCTGTTGATAGGGAATTAAAATATTACTCTACTTAA
- the LOC129896549 gene encoding autophagy-related protein 8C-like isoform X2, whose amino-acid sequence MAKSSFKLEHPLERRQAESSRIREKYPDRIPVIVERAEKSDISDIDKKKYLVPADLTVGQFVYVVRKRINLSAEKAIFVFVKNILPPTASLMSAIYEENKDEDGFLYMTYNGENTFGFLKLGN is encoded by the exons ATGGCCAAGAGTTCTTTCAAGCTTGAACACCCATTGG AGAGGAGGCAGGCAGAATCTTCTCGCATCAGGGAGAAGTATCCTGACAGAATTCCG GTGATTGTTGAGAGAGCAGAGAAGAGTGATATCTCTGACATTGATAAGAAGAA GTACCTCGTCCCAGCTGATTTGACTGTTGGCCAATTTGTTTACGTGGTCCGAAAGAGGATCAATCTCAGTGCTGAAAAGGCCATATTTGTCTTTGTCAAGAACATTCTGCCTCCAACTG CTTCTCTGATGTCTGCAATTTACGAGGAAAACAAGGACGAAGACGGATTTCTTTACATGACATACAACGGCGAAAATACATTTGGGTTCCTCAAGCTTGGGAATTAA